The Ktedonobacteraceae bacterium genome has a window encoding:
- a CDS encoding AAA family ATPase, translating into MGKLYLTLLGPPEVRHADQVLLFSTRKELALLIYLAVEGRVHSRKHLSEQFWPEGDARHGRAALRISLLHLRHMLGEGADASPVPHLLIQRDTLGLDPTSALELDLQILLEAWKSARASAGTTLTIPEVTRHRLLAHLQHAAGLPRGEFLEGFSLRDAPAFDDWVRFQREYWHLRTNEVFDRLSQLQFEAGELEAAIETVRRWLVLSPLHEDAYQRLMRLHFAAGDRVAALHAYDVCRTMLITSMQTEPTSETVGLASRMRAVAPPRRRETPKPPVAFLDGPLLGRTTELSTLIKVYHMARQGQTQVVLLEGEVGIGKTRLASEFLAWAELEGADVLRGQAFESGGQLPYRPVIEALRPRIERENAPDDLLSDIWLAELARLLPELYDRYPDLPAPVGEKLVARNRLFEAVARLGQSLAARTPLVLFIDDVQWADAASLDVLHYLARRFAESQAPAFLLLTLRMEEREMRPTLAEWRTAMERAVPLSRLPLGPLAFEDIVRLLQALGGPAGKDERRTADLERFGQWLFAETEGQPFYVMETLKVLLEHGVLASHPNDDGGWTIDFTAAMEHETVVRGFFPPSVREVICARLYRLPPNAFALLVAGTILGQGITFARLCQVADLTERDGLSALDEVLHSGLLLESERQVRPMSDGRYVFAHAKIRAVIYAEAGEARRSIFHRRALEVLQAVPEPAAELAYHALAAGLVEPAFHWSLAAGDEAMQVVAVTSAISYYEQAQHLMDERLHGNDLGAMLPAPEIEHLYTHLGRAYELNAQWEKARAVYTLMLAYAQDACQSVMESTAQNHLAILATR; encoded by the coding sequence ATGGGCAAGCTGTACTTGACATTACTGGGTCCACCAGAAGTGCGCCATGCTGATCAGGTGCTGTTGTTCTCCACACGCAAGGAACTCGCGCTCCTCATCTACCTGGCGGTGGAAGGCCGCGTCCATTCGCGCAAGCATCTCTCCGAGCAGTTCTGGCCAGAAGGGGACGCGAGGCATGGCCGCGCAGCGTTGCGTATTAGCCTGCTCCATCTGCGTCATATGCTGGGTGAGGGCGCCGATGCTTCCCCTGTCCCTCACTTGCTCATCCAACGCGACACCCTCGGTCTTGATCCCACCTCCGCTCTCGAACTTGACCTCCAAATCCTCCTGGAAGCCTGGAAGTCGGCGCGTGCCTCGGCCGGTACAACGCTGACCATACCGGAAGTCACGCGTCACCGGCTGCTCGCCCATCTCCAACATGCGGCCGGCCTCCCGCGCGGCGAGTTCCTGGAAGGCTTCTCGCTGCGCGATGCCCCGGCCTTCGACGACTGGGTGCGTTTCCAACGCGAATACTGGCACCTGCGTACAAATGAGGTCTTCGACCGGCTCTCCCAGCTACAATTCGAGGCAGGAGAGCTTGAGGCTGCTATTGAAACGGTCAGGCGCTGGCTCGTCCTCTCCCCACTGCATGAGGATGCCTACCAGCGTCTGATGCGCTTGCACTTCGCGGCCGGTGACCGGGTCGCCGCGTTGCACGCTTATGATGTTTGCCGGACGATGCTGATCACCAGCATGCAGACAGAGCCAACCTCTGAAACTGTCGGGCTGGCCAGCCGTATGCGCGCCGTTGCTCCTCCTCGACGCAGGGAAACACCCAAGCCCCCGGTAGCGTTCCTCGATGGGCCCCTGCTGGGACGAACGACGGAGTTGAGCACGTTGATCAAGGTCTACCATATGGCGCGACAGGGCCAGACGCAGGTCGTGCTGCTGGAGGGAGAGGTCGGCATTGGTAAGACGCGGCTGGCGAGCGAGTTTCTGGCCTGGGCAGAGCTAGAGGGGGCAGACGTGCTGCGGGGACAGGCCTTTGAAAGTGGTGGTCAGCTGCCCTACCGGCCCGTGATCGAAGCCTTGCGCCCACGCATTGAGCGAGAGAATGCCCCGGACGACCTGCTTTCAGATATATGGCTGGCGGAACTCGCGCGCCTGCTCCCCGAACTATACGACCGCTATCCCGACCTGCCCGCTCCTGTAGGGGAGAAGTTGGTGGCACGCAATCGGTTGTTCGAAGCGGTGGCGCGCCTGGGACAGTCTCTGGCGGCACGGACGCCGCTGGTGTTGTTCATCGATGATGTGCAGTGGGCCGATGCCGCCTCGCTCGACGTGTTGCATTATCTCGCGCGGCGCTTCGCGGAGAGCCAGGCGCCCGCGTTCCTGCTCCTGACGCTGCGCATGGAAGAGAGAGAGATGAGGCCCACGCTTGCCGAGTGGCGAACTGCTATGGAACGCGCCGTACCGCTGAGCCGCCTGCCGCTCGGCCCCCTCGCCTTTGAAGACATTGTACGCTTGCTCCAGGCACTTGGGGGGCCAGCGGGCAAAGACGAGCGGCGAACGGCGGACCTGGAACGCTTTGGACAGTGGCTGTTTGCTGAAACAGAGGGGCAACCGTTCTATGTGATGGAAACGCTCAAGGTGTTGCTCGAGCATGGCGTGCTCGCCTCTCACCCGAACGACGATGGCGGATGGACCATTGACTTTACCGCCGCCATGGAGCATGAGACGGTGGTACGTGGGTTCTTCCCACCCAGCGTGCGCGAAGTCATCTGCGCCCGGTTGTATCGACTTCCACCGAACGCTTTTGCGCTGCTGGTGGCAGGAACCATTCTCGGCCAGGGAATCACCTTTGCGCGCCTGTGTCAGGTGGCCGACCTCACAGAACGTGACGGACTCTCTGCCCTGGACGAGGTGCTGCACAGCGGTCTACTGCTAGAGTCGGAGCGCCAGGTAAGGCCAATGAGTGATGGGCGCTACGTGTTCGCGCACGCGAAGATACGTGCGGTGATCTATGCTGAGGCGGGGGAGGCGCGGCGCTCCATCTTTCATCGCCGTGCATTGGAAGTGTTGCAAGCGGTGCCTGAACCTGCGGCGGAACTGGCATATCATGCCCTGGCTGCGGGGCTGGTAGAACCAGCTTTCCACTGGAGTCTCGCGGCAGGCGATGAGGCGATGCAGGTGGTAGCCGTGACCAGTGCCATCTCCTACTACGAACAAGCACAGCACCTGATGGACGAGCGCTTGCATGGCAATGACCTGGGAGCCATGCTCCCTGCGCCGGAGATCGAGCACCTCTACACTCATCTGGGACGAGCATATGAACTGAACGCCCAGTGGGAGAAGGCGCGGGCGGTGTATACCTTGATGCTCGCGTATGCTCAGGATGCCTGTCAGTCGGTGATGGAGAGCACCGCCCAGAACCACCTGGCAATCCTGGCCACGCGATAG
- a CDS encoding sigma-70 family RNA polymerase sigma factor: protein MQVSHNLEVSLPGAVSWQAEQDDTQLVKASQQGDQDAFALLVQRHQRRVFNISLRMLQDYEEASEVTQEAFLAAWQGLPSFRGEARFATWLYRIAYHCSLRQLEQHKRGRALQAAIQEEQIREEVNKERQVEAILELRDWQIMVRKQMENLPARYRMVLILRYLQEMTYEEMAGALAIPVGTIKTHLFRARHLLKERLHNAFSNAP, encoded by the coding sequence ATGCAAGTATCACACAACCTGGAGGTATCCCTCCCAGGCGCCGTCTCCTGGCAAGCAGAGCAGGACGATACGCAACTGGTGAAAGCCAGTCAACAGGGGGACCAGGATGCCTTTGCCCTGCTCGTGCAAAGACACCAGCGCCGCGTCTTCAATATAAGTTTGCGTATGCTGCAGGACTACGAAGAGGCCAGCGAGGTCACGCAGGAAGCGTTTCTGGCTGCATGGCAAGGACTGCCGTCGTTCCGTGGCGAGGCGCGCTTTGCAACCTGGCTGTATCGCATTGCCTACCATTGTTCTTTGCGACAGCTTGAACAGCACAAGCGGGGGAGAGCTTTGCAAGCGGCCATACAGGAGGAACAGATCCGCGAGGAGGTGAATAAGGAGAGGCAGGTAGAAGCTATTCTGGAGCTACGCGACTGGCAGATCATGGTGCGCAAGCAGATGGAGAACCTGCCAGCCAGGTACCGCATGGTGTTGATCCTGCGCTACCTGCAGGAAATGACGTATGAAGAGATGGCCGGGGCCCTCGCCATACCTGTTGGCACGATCAAGACCCACCTCTTTCGGGCCAGGCATCTCCTGAAGGAACGACTGCATAACGCTTTTTCTAACGCTCCGTAG